Proteins encoded together in one Neobacillus sp. FSL H8-0543 window:
- a CDS encoding amidohydrolase: protein MKSELMNMLESRKEEIIAIRRYLHENPEISFKEEKTAQYIADFYKGKDVDIQTNVGNGYGIVVTIKGGKPGKTIGLRADFDALPIVEEADVPFKSKNEGVMHACGHDGHTAYMLVLADCLIQLKDSIPGAIKIIHQHAEEVPPGGAKSIVESGLLNDLDAVYGIHLLPMGPAGTVGYHAGYSFNGRAYMKLKVQGRGGHGSSPHLANDAIVAAAHFVTAAQTIVSRRLSPFDVGVITIGSFDGKGTFNVIKDSVELEGDIRYMTVETKETIEKEVKRIVKGIEEEFGVTCELTYAPDYPPLYNDPELTSMVAESLRSMNDIDIKEVKEFPAMSPSEDFAYYAEKFPACFFYIACTPKGVENPYFNHHPKFDIDEDALLVAAKAVGQVVCSYYQLD, encoded by the coding sequence ATGAAAAGTGAATTAATGAACATGCTAGAATCTCGTAAAGAAGAAATAATTGCAATCCGCCGTTATTTACATGAAAATCCTGAGATCTCATTTAAAGAGGAGAAGACGGCTCAGTACATTGCAGATTTTTATAAAGGCAAAGATGTGGATATCCAAACGAATGTTGGCAATGGTTACGGTATTGTCGTAACGATAAAAGGTGGAAAGCCTGGAAAAACTATTGGTCTTCGCGCAGATTTTGATGCACTTCCTATTGTAGAAGAAGCAGATGTACCGTTTAAATCAAAGAATGAAGGAGTCATGCATGCGTGCGGTCATGATGGACATACGGCTTACATGTTAGTTTTAGCTGATTGCTTAATTCAATTAAAGGACTCCATTCCAGGTGCCATTAAAATCATTCACCAGCATGCAGAAGAAGTTCCCCCAGGCGGAGCAAAAAGTATTGTCGAGTCTGGCTTGCTTAACGATTTAGATGCTGTTTATGGCATTCATTTGTTACCTATGGGACCTGCGGGAACAGTAGGGTATCATGCGGGGTATTCCTTCAATGGACGAGCCTACATGAAATTAAAGGTGCAAGGAAGAGGTGGACATGGTTCCTCACCTCATTTAGCTAACGATGCCATTGTGGCTGCTGCGCATTTTGTAACAGCTGCTCAAACCATTGTTAGCCGCAGATTAAGTCCATTCGATGTAGGTGTGATCACAATCGGATCTTTCGATGGAAAAGGTACATTCAACGTTATCAAAGACAGCGTAGAACTTGAAGGCGATATTCGCTATATGACTGTAGAAACAAAAGAAACCATTGAGAAAGAAGTTAAACGGATTGTAAAAGGAATTGAAGAAGAGTTCGGTGTAACATGTGAGCTTACTTATGCTCCAGATTATCCACCTTTATACAACGACCCTGAACTTACTTCAATGGTTGCTGAAAGTTTACGAAGTATGAATGATATAGATATAAAAGAAGTGAAAGAATTTCCGGCAATGTCTCCATCCGAAGACTTTGCTTATTATGCTGAAAAATTCCCTGCCTGCTTCTTTTACATCGCTTGTACACCAAAAGGGGTAGAAAATCCTTACTTCAATCACCATCCAAAGTTTGATATCGATGAAGATGCACTCCTAGTAGCCGCGAAAGCCGTTGGACAAGTTGTTTGCAGCTATTATCAATTAGACTAA
- the opuFB gene encoding osmoprotectant update ABC transporter permease/substrate-binding subunit OpuFB (The ABC transporter OpuF is widely distributed in Bacillus species other than B. subtilis. OpuFA is the ATP-binding subunit, while OpuFB is a fusion of permease and substrate-binding subunits.) → MDNFSNVFKERQGQLVSALLEHIQISLVALLFAVVIAIPLGIYLTKKKKVAEGIIGITAVLQTIPSLALLGLLIPLFGIGKVPAIIALVVYALLPILRNTYTGIKEVDSSLIEAARAMGMNNRKRLVKVELPLAMPVIMAGIRTAMVLIVGTATLAALIGAGGLGDIILLGIDRNNTALIVLGAIPAALLALVFDFLLKRFEHLSYKNSMITISSIVVLACFILITPLVMNNQEKEIIIAGKLGSEPEILINMYKLLIENETDLNVELKTGLGKTSFVFNALKSESIDIYPEFTGTAISEFLQETATSTDSEQVYKQAKEGMLEKFDMELLSPMIFNNTYALAVPNKIAAEYDLKTISDLKSVENEIKVGFTLEFSDREDGYRGIQKLYGIHFANLVTMEPKLRYGAIETGDIHLVDAYSTDSELRQYQLSVLEDDKHLFPPYQGAPLLRKETVEQYPEIKETLNKLAGKISDDEMREMNYKVNVEESSPFEVAKDYLEKEGLLK, encoded by the coding sequence ATGGATAATTTCAGCAATGTTTTTAAAGAAAGGCAAGGCCAGCTTGTCAGTGCTCTGTTGGAGCATATCCAAATTTCCCTTGTGGCCCTTTTATTTGCAGTTGTTATCGCGATCCCACTAGGTATTTATTTGACCAAAAAGAAAAAAGTGGCTGAAGGTATTATCGGTATAACAGCTGTCTTGCAAACCATCCCATCTTTAGCACTTCTCGGACTCCTGATTCCTTTATTTGGAATAGGAAAGGTTCCCGCTATTATTGCATTAGTTGTTTATGCATTACTTCCTATACTAAGAAATACTTATACTGGTATTAAAGAAGTAGATTCTTCGTTAATAGAAGCTGCTAGAGCAATGGGGATGAATAATCGGAAAAGATTAGTAAAAGTTGAACTACCTCTAGCCATGCCTGTTATCATGGCCGGTATTCGTACAGCAATGGTTCTAATAGTCGGGACTGCAACGCTTGCAGCACTAATCGGGGCAGGTGGATTAGGTGATATTATTCTATTAGGAATTGATCGAAACAATACGGCATTAATCGTACTAGGTGCAATACCGGCAGCTTTATTGGCACTTGTTTTTGATTTTCTACTCAAAAGATTTGAACACTTGTCCTATAAGAACTCAATGATAACAATCAGTTCCATTGTGGTATTGGCTTGTTTCATCTTGATTACACCACTTGTTATGAACAATCAGGAAAAAGAGATTATCATTGCAGGGAAACTTGGTTCGGAGCCAGAGATATTAATTAACATGTACAAATTACTTATTGAAAATGAAACAGATTTAAATGTTGAATTAAAAACGGGACTGGGAAAAACCTCTTTTGTATTCAATGCCTTAAAATCAGAAAGTATTGATATATATCCAGAGTTTACTGGAACAGCTATATCTGAATTTTTACAGGAAACGGCTACTAGCACGGACAGTGAGCAAGTATATAAACAGGCGAAAGAAGGAATGCTGGAAAAATTCGATATGGAATTGCTATCACCCATGATATTTAACAATACATATGCTTTAGCCGTCCCAAACAAAATAGCAGCAGAATATGATTTAAAAACCATTTCTGATTTAAAAAGTGTAGAAAATGAAATCAAGGTAGGTTTTACATTAGAATTTTCAGATCGGGAGGATGGTTATCGTGGCATCCAAAAACTTTATGGAATACATTTCGCAAATCTAGTCACGATGGAGCCAAAACTTCGGTACGGTGCAATTGAAACAGGAGATATTCATTTAGTTGATGCCTATTCCACAGATAGTGAGTTAAGACAATACCAACTTTCTGTTTTAGAAGACGATAAGCATTTATTTCCTCCCTATCAGGGTGCACCTTTGTTAAGAAAAGAAACAGTCGAACAGTATCCTGAAATTAAAGAAACATTAAATAAGCTTGCAGGGAAAATAAGTGACGATGAAATGAGAGAAATGAACTATAAAGTAAATGTAGAAGAAAGCAGTCCATTTGAAGTAGCCAAAGACTACTTAGAAAAAGAAGGTTTATTAAAATAA
- a CDS encoding MFS transporter, which yields METNYKGTDKLITGIVFGVITFWLFAQAMVNVVPAVQSDLGITSGTLNIAISVTALFSGMFIVAAGGIADKIGRKKITYIGLILSVVGSLCLVLTQGPTLLIIGRIIQGLSAACIMPATIALMKAYFDGKDRQRALSYWSIGSWGGSGVCSFAGGAIATYMGWRWIFIFSIIFALLAMWLIKDTPESKVKGNGSFKFDYSGLAIFIVTMIALNVFITFGADLGWTSPTSIISAAITIIGAIVFFNVEKRKDIALIDFSLFKNKPYAGATYSNFLLNAIAGTLVVANTYVQVGRGFTAFQSGMLSIGYLVVVLAMIRVGEKILQKVGAKLPMVWGAIITTVGVAIMGLTFLPGVTYTVVVFIGFVLFGLGLGVYATPSTDTSVSNAPSDKVGEAAGVYKMASSLGSAIGVAISATVYSSIAAVGSVETAASVGIIINVLFGILSILSIVIMVPKNAGKASEASSAKATLTPAPQKIAN from the coding sequence ATGGAGACAAATTATAAAGGTACAGATAAGTTGATCACGGGAATCGTGTTTGGGGTTATCACGTTTTGGCTTTTTGCGCAGGCAATGGTCAATGTCGTCCCAGCTGTTCAATCAGATTTAGGGATTACTTCCGGAACATTAAATATTGCCATTAGCGTAACCGCATTGTTCTCAGGTATGTTTATCGTAGCTGCAGGCGGAATTGCAGACAAAATTGGACGTAAAAAAATTACCTATATCGGGTTGATTTTAAGTGTTGTCGGTTCTTTATGTCTTGTATTAACACAGGGACCTACATTGTTAATTATTGGACGTATCATTCAAGGACTTTCCGCAGCATGTATTATGCCAGCAACGATCGCCCTAATGAAAGCTTACTTTGATGGAAAAGACAGACAACGTGCTCTTAGTTACTGGTCAATTGGATCTTGGGGCGGTTCAGGCGTCTGTTCATTTGCCGGTGGTGCCATCGCAACGTATATGGGATGGAGATGGATCTTTATCTTTTCCATTATTTTTGCCCTTCTTGCTATGTGGCTAATTAAAGATACACCTGAAAGCAAAGTGAAAGGGAACGGTTCCTTTAAATTTGATTATAGTGGTTTAGCAATCTTTATCGTTACTATGATTGCATTAAACGTATTTATTACCTTCGGTGCAGATTTAGGCTGGACAAGTCCAACTTCAATCATCTCTGCTGCTATTACTATTATCGGAGCGATTGTCTTCTTTAATGTTGAAAAAAGGAAAGATATTGCTCTTATTGATTTCTCCCTATTTAAAAATAAACCATATGCAGGTGCAACCTATTCAAACTTCTTATTAAATGCGATAGCTGGAACACTTGTTGTTGCAAATACGTATGTTCAAGTAGGTAGAGGATTCACTGCATTTCAGTCAGGGATGCTATCGATTGGATATTTAGTAGTTGTTCTTGCGATGATTCGTGTCGGAGAGAAGATCTTACAAAAAGTAGGGGCGAAATTACCAATGGTCTGGGGCGCTATTATTACGACAGTTGGTGTAGCGATTATGGGTCTAACCTTCTTACCTGGCGTTACTTATACCGTTGTTGTATTTATTGGATTTGTTTTATTCGGGCTTGGACTTGGCGTATATGCAACACCATCTACAGATACATCTGTTTCAAATGCACCATCAGACAAAGTGGGGGAAGCTGCAGGGGTTTATAAAATGGCAAGCTCACTAGGTAGTGCGATCGGTGTTGCTATTTCTGCAACGGTTTATAGTTCAATTGCAGCTGTTGGAAGTGTTGAGACCGCAGCATCAGTAGGGATTATCATAAATGTACTATTCGGGATACTTTCTATTCTTTCTATTGTGATAATGGTTCCAAAAAATGCTGGTAAAGCATCAGAGGCTTCATCAGCCAAAGCAACACTCACACCGGCACCGCAAAAAATCGCAAATTAA